The window CTCGCACACCACGCCACGATGACGGAGACGCTTATACTTACCACATATACACTCATAGTCCTTAACTGGTCCGAATATCTTAGCGCAAAAAAGGCCGTCCCTTTCTGGCTTAAGAGTTCGGTAGTTAATGGTCTCTGGCTTCGTTACCTCGCCAAATGACCAACCACGAATCCTCTCTGGACTCGCCAACGCAATCTTCATTGCGTTGAACTTAATTGGATTCTTTGGTCGTTCAAACAAACTAAATAAGTCGTCCATGTGTCTCCCTCAATTGAAACTAGTGGCGGCTGCCGTCTAAATACTAGACGGCAGCGCTGATCGAACCGTTTATAGCTAGCGCCTGTGGTGCTACCTCTTCCTCGACTGCTGGCTGCTCTTCAACAAGCTCAACATCTAGGCAGAGCGCTTGGAGCTCCTTCATCATTACATTGAATGACTCAGGGAGACCCGGCTCAAGAACGTGTTCACCCTTGACTATCGACTCGTACATACGAGTCCTTCCGGCAACGTCATCAGACTTAACCGTTAGGAACTCCTGGAGGGTATAGGCGGCTCCGTAAGCCTCAAGTGCCCAGACCTCCATCTCTCCAAGTCTCTGTCCTCCGAACTGCGCCTTACCACCAAGTGGCTGCTGCGTAACTAACGAGTATGGTCCGATCGAACGGGCGTGGATCTTATCGTCAACCAAGTGGTCAAGTTTTAAGATATACATAACACCAACGGTGCCCCTCTCTGCAAAGGCCTCACCCGTACGTCCATCGTACAACTGTACCTTGCCATCCTCTGGAACACCCGAGAAGCGGAGAAGTTCCTGGATGTCGCTCTCACGAGCTGCATCGAACACCGGTGTTGCCACACGGATACCGCTCATCTCTCGACGGGCTAGATCTAATAGATCCGTGTCCGAAAGTCCCTCAATGAGCTCCGTGTGTGCACTACCCTTGTAGGCAGTCAGAAGAATATCTCTAATCTTCTTAGTGACCGAACTCTTACTCTCTGTAGTTGTATCTATTCGATTAACACCGGTAAGTGGATCAACTATCGACTCAACTAGATCTCGAATGCGACGTCCCAGCATATATGAGGCCCAACCAAGGTGGGTCTCAAGGATCTGTCCTACGTTCATTCGGGATGGTACGCCGAGCGGGTTTAAAACCATGTCGACCGGTGTTCCATCTGCAAGATACGGCATGTCCTCTTGCGGAAGAACCCGTGAAAGGACTCCCTTGTTTCCGTGACGCCCCGCTATCTTATCTCCTACCTGAATCTTCCTCTTGCTGGCGATAAATACCTTCACCATCTTGATGATACCAGGCGCGAGTTCGTCACCCTCCTTGAGGCGCTTGATCTTCTCATTCAAGTGCGCGCGCTTATTGTTGATTAGCTGACCGGTGCGAACAACAGTCTTGTTGATCTGCTCCTGAATAGCCTCATCACCAACCTGAATATCGCGCAGATACTCAAACGATACAGAGTTGAGAAGCTCGGCATTAAGAACCTCATCTTTTGCAATGAGTTGCGCACGTTTATCATCAACGAGACGCGCCGTTGTGGTTTTGCCAGAGAGGAGTTTAATGATCTCCTTCATAACAGCATCACGTAGCACGTTAACCTCGTCGCGCTGATCCTGTTCAAGAGCTGCAATGTCGCGCAGCTCAAGTTCAATCGTACGCTCGTCCTTATCGGTTCCCTTACGGGAGAATATCTGTGCTGAGATAATAGTACCCTCAACTCCTGGTGGGAGCTTCAAGCTGCTATCTCGGACCTCACCTGCCTTCTCGCCGAAGATAGCTCTCAGGAGCTTCTCCTCTGGGCTAAGTTGGGTCTCGCTCTTAGGAGTGATCTTTCCAACCAGGATATCCCCCGGTTTGACCTCTGCTCCGATACGGATAATTCCCGATTCATCTAGGTTCTTAAGAGCCTCTTCGCCGACATTCGGAATGTCGCGTGTAATCTCCTCTTTGCCGAGCTTGGTATCACGAGCGATACACTCAAACTCCTCGATGTGCACCGAGCTGAACACGTCGTTCTTTACCAGATTCTCGCTGATTAGGACCGAGTCCTCGAAGTTATATCCGTGCCATGGCATGAATGCGACCAAGCAGTTCTGACCGAGCGCTAACTCAGCCATATCCGTACTTGGACCATCGGCTACCACCTCTCCAGCAGCAACACGCTCACCAGCGCTTACAATTGGGCGCTGCGTAATACATGTATTCTGGTTAGAGCGGCGATACTTGACCAACTTGTAGATATCAACTCCAGTATCGAGCGAATCATCGCTCATCGTGTCTGATTTGATTACTATTCTCTCAGACTCAACCGACAGCACCTGACCAGCACGCTTAGCAACGATAGTCGCACCGGAATCACGAGCAACGATGTGCTCCATACCGGTTCCAACCAAAGGAGCCTGTGCAATCAAGCACGGTACAGCCTGACGCTGCATGTTCGATCCCATCAATGCACGGTTCGCGTCATCGTTCTCTAGGAACGGAATTAGGGATGCGGCCACGCTCACGATCTGCTTAGGACTAACATCAAGCTTAGTAACATCAGCAGGTGGAACAAGTAGATACTCCCCGTTTCTTCTGACTGGAATAGCTGCATCAACAAGGTTGCCCTTCTTGTCGATTCCGATACTAGCTGGGGCTATTGTCTCCCTCTCCTCTTCAAGGGCTGAGAGATATACGATATCCGTAGTCACGCGGTGGCTGTTATCAACAACGCGGTACGGAGTCTCGACGAATCCGAACTCATTGACACGAGCATACACAGCAAGCGATGCAATCAGACCGATATTCGGACCCTCAGGGGTCTCAATCGGACAGATACGTCCGTAATGCGTGGCGTTAACGTCACGTACCTCAAAACCGGCACGGTCTCTGGTAAGTCCGCCTGGTCCAAGCGCTGATAAACGGCGCTTGTGCGTGATCTCTGAGAGCGGATTGGTCTGATCCATAAACTGCGAGAGCTGCGACGAACCGAAGAACTCCTTAACAACTGCCGCCACCGGCTTGTAGTTGATCAGGTCCTGTGGAACGAGGGTATCGATATCCTGCATACCCATACGCTCTTTAACAGCACGCTCCATACGAACGAGACCAATCCGGTACTGATTCTCGATTAACTCACCAACTGCGCGAACGCGACGGTTGCCGAGGTGATCGATATCATCAATCGAATAACGCTGCGCATCCGAGGAGTTTCGCAACTCTAGAAGATAGCGAACCGTCTCTTTAATGTCCTCAGGCGACAAGACCCCCTGATCCATCGGAGGAGCCTCACGGCCCTGCGAAAGATAGAGCTTGTGGTTCATCTTATAGCGACCGATGTCGGAAAGGTCATAACGGTCAGCGTTAAAGAAGAGGTTCTTAAAGGTAGCCTGAGCCGTCTCGGGACGAGGAGGATCTCCAGGACGCAAGCGACGATAAACTTCAACCAGACTGTCGATCGTTGGACGACCTGATAGGCGTGAATAGAGCGTAGAATCGCCAGCCATCTTATCAGATATGAGGGTCTTCCAAAGCGCATCTCCGATATGATTGTCATCTACATAGAGCACCCGGATTCGATCAAGACCCAGCTCTCGCTGCGCCGTAATACCACCCCTCTCAACGACCTCACCCTTTGAGTTAACCTTATCCGCCTTAAGCTGATCACCAGCATTAACTATAATATCGAACTGGCCACAGATCTCCTTGGCCTCCTTCTCATCGAGATCGAGTACCGCTGCGCCAACACGCTCGCGTATAACATCCCAACCAACAAGCACCTCACCCTTCTCGGCAATGACCTCACCGCTCTTGGAATTGACAACGTTGTCTGTCGCCTGAATCACGGTCTCGGCTGCAACTAGTCCAACAACTGCCTCTGGGGATATCTCTATCTCTGTTGTGCCCGCCTCCTTGAGGCGTCGGATAACAGCCTTATTGAACTTACCGCCCTGCTTAACCAGAACCTTTCCGTCATGCTTAATTTCGCGAATGGACTTCTGTCCCTCAAGCTGATCAGATTTAAACTCCTTCGTAACAAGCCCACGCTTGCCGAAGACTACTGTGTCGGTCTTGTAGTAAGTAGAAAGGATATCATCCGAGGTCATGCCCAGCGCGCGCAACAGTACCGTTACGTTCAACTTACGGCGGCGATCGATACGAACATGCAGGATGTCCTTAACATCGAACTCATAGTCGATCCACGAACCACGGTACGGAATAATGCGCGACGAGTAGAGAAGCTTGCCTGATACATGGCTCTTTCCATCATCGTGATCAAAGAACACACCTGGAGAACGGTGAAGTTGGCTCACGATAACGCGCTCAGTTCCGTTAACCATGAACGTCCCACGCTCAGTCATCAGTGGGATCTCGCCGAAGTATACTACGTCCTCCTTAAGGGCGCTCAGATGTCGTGCGCCGGTCTCTGGGTTAACGTCCCATAGAACGAGCTGAATTGTTACGCGCAGAGGAGCTGCCCACGTCATGCCACGATCTCGACACTCGTCAACGTCGTACTTTGGAGTACCTAGGTTGTATGAAACAAACTCAAGCGAGGCCGTGTTGTTGTAATCACGGATCGGAAATACAGACTTGAAGACCTTTTGTAGTCCTACCTCCTCGCGCTTTTCCGGTTCGATATTTGACTGCAGAAATCTTTCGTAGGAGCTTTTTTGAATCCCGATTAGATTTGGAATCTCAGCTACCTCATCGATCTTTGAGTAGCTTTTTCGGAGGCGTAGGTTGGTCTTTATTTTTGATGTCATACGTTAAGTGACTTTAAAGGCAAAAAGCTCATAGCACCCTCCACGATAGTGAGGAGGGTGTCAAATGAGCCAATTACGCCTATACATCCTCGCATCGGTCAAGTTGCCGCAAGGAACTCGACTGATGGCTTAGGACAACAAACGGTATGAGCCGGAATGTCTCATTCTCAAGAGAATCAATGACCAAAAAGCGTAGAGCTCTCGCTAACTTAAGGTCAATATAATTCTTCTTGATGATCGACAATCCCGATGCTCCTACCTAGCAATACACCCCCAAGGACACAACCCAAAAGTTGGGCCCTTGAGAGATAGGCTAACTTCATGGTCGGGAGAGGTTACCCTCCCCCGACCTAGCGTTCTCATGGCCGGCGCTTAAAGAGATCTGCTTTCACATCTCTCTCAAAGCGCCGTTAAAGCTTGAGAAGCGAGCTTACTTGAGGCTAGCCTTGGCGCCAGCTTCCTTGAGCTTCTTAAGAAACTCCTCAGCATCAGCCTTAGCAACACCCTCTTTGACGAGCTTTGGAGCTGCGTCAACGAGGTCTTTAGCCTCCTTAAGGCCAAGTCCGGTGATCTCGCGAACAACCTTAATCACCTTAACTTTCTCAGCACCGGTCTCATCAAGCATAATGGTGAACTCGGTCTTCTCTTCTACAGCAGCAGCTGCAGGAGCAGACCCAGTAGCCATCATTGCTACGGGAGCCGCAGCACTAACGCCAAGCTCCTCTTCTAGCTTCTTTACCATCTTTGCAGCCTCCAACAGGGACATACCCTTGATGAAATCTACAACGCCGTCGAACGTATACGATCCAGACGCTTCAGACATGGTTTTACTCCTTTCCAAACGACACAACTAAAATTAACTAAGCAACCCTTATCCAACTACCTCATTATGCGGCAGCTGAATCCCCTCCGAGCTTCTTCCTATAGGCCTCAATTGACCTAACAACCTGCCCCGCTGGCTCCGAGAGAACTCGGACCAATTGCGTAGCAGGTGTGGAAATTAGGTTCAGCAACATAGCGAACGTCTCATTTCTGCCAGGCATCTTCGATAACGAATCAACCCCTGCAGCATCGACGTATGCACCATCTAGCCAACACCCCTTCACTCGAAATAGTTCATTGCTCTTGGCAAACCCTGCGAGCACCTTAGTCGGTGCGATCGGATCACTGTCCGATGTAATTACCAGGGTTGGTCCGTTGATAGTTGCCAGGAATCTATCAACCTCAGACTGCTTAGCTGCTCGGCCTCCTTCAACCTTAGCTACGGCTAGGCGGGCTAAGGTATTACGAACGACCTTTCCGTTTGCGCCAACTTTGCGCAACTCGCGGCGAAGATTCGTCATCTTTGCAACGGAAAGTCCACGGAAATCGGCGCAAATAGCCACCTGGGCATTTGTGAAATTGTCTACGAGCTTCTCAAGCTCAACCAGTTTTACAGCTTTTTCCATGACTAAAACTCCTTATGCCCCACCAATTACGCCCTGAGCGCCGATACATCTACCGCTATCCCTGGCCCCATTGTAAGGGCTATAGAAGCTGACTGAATGTATACACCCTTACTCGTCGATGGCTTTGATCTGTTGAGCGCACCGAAGAGCGCTTGAATGTTCTCGAGTATCTTTACCCCACCAAAGGAGGCCTTTCCTACTGAGGCGTGCACGACTCCAACCTTATCAACGCGATACTCAGCGCGCCCAGCCTTGACCGATTTTACCGTCTCTGAAATATCGAATGTTACGGTGCCGATCTTAGGTGATGGCATCAAACCACGTGGTCCAAGCAGCTTTCCGACCTTACCAACCTGCGCCATCATGTCAGGTGTTGCGATAACGCTATCAAAGTCAAAAAATCCGCCCTTGATCTTTTCTACTAGATCATCACCGCCAACGAAGTCCGCGCCAGCATCAGTTGCATTCTTAGCCTTCTCGCCCTTTGCGAATACCAGAACGCGCACGTTCCTTCCAAGTCCGTGTGGAAGAGAGATCGAGCCACGTACGTTCTGATCAGCCTTCTTAGGATCAACTCCGAGGCGAACAGCGACATCGACCGTCTCATCGAACTTAGCCGAAGCGGTGCTGGCAACTACCTGGCAGGCTTCCTCCAAGTTGTACAACTTGTCGGCCTCTACCTTGGTTCGCTGAGCTTTAATACGTTTGCCTTCTTTTCTACGCGCCATAACCAAAACTTAAAAGACTTAACTAAATTTGTTTTCTGTATAATGCCGACTCACCTGTTTGGTGAGCCCTGCGGGGTGTTACGCCCAGTTCCTTAAGGGCTTAGTCCATCAAAGGAGGCGAAAGATTAGGGATTTACCCACAATAAGTCAATATCCCCAGCCCTAATTGATTACATCAACACCCATACTACGTGCAGTTCCAGCTACAATTTTGAATGCAGCCTCATCGTCGTAGCAGTTCAGATCGGACATCTTCTGCTTTGCAATCTCATAGACCTGCGCCTTTGTGAGCTGCCCTACCTTATCCTTGTTCGGAATAGCAGAGCCCTTCTCAAGCTTAAGGGTCTTCTTAATCAGGTAGGAAACTGGTGGAGTCTTTAGCTCAAAGGTAAATGAACGGTCCTTAAAAACTGTAATAACAACAGGGACTACCTCGCCCTGCTGCTTCTGAGTTCTGGCATTAAACTGCTTACAGAACTCCATGATATTAACGCCATGTTGACCAAGAACAGGCCCGATCGGAGGAGCTGGATTAGCCTGACCACCGGAAACTTGCAACTTAATAAGGGTACTAATCTCTTTTGCCATCTGAACACCTATAACTACTAAATCTTAAAACTAAAGGTTACCTAATATTAACAAGACGTTAGGACTTTTCAACTTGCATAAAATCGAGCTCAACTGGAGTAGCACGACCGAAGATGCTGATCAACACCTTGACCTTGCCCTTCTCTGGCCGCACCTCCTCGATAGTTCCATTGAACTCGGCAAACGGTCCGTCTATAACCTTTACGGCATCACCCTGCTCAAAGTTCATCTTAGACCGGGGCGAAGCAGCGCCCTCCTCAACCTGGCTAAATACGCGCTGAGCCTCCTCCTCTGAGATCGGTTGCGGGCTAGTGGCATCCCCTACAAAGCCGTTGATCTTGGGGGTTTCTTTGACTAAATGCCACGTCTCCTCGTTCAACACCATCTGAACAAGGATGTAGCCTGGAAAGAATTTGCGGGTGGAGGATCTCTTCTGTCCCTTAACCAGCTCCACAACGGTCTCCTGCGGGACGTGAACCTCCCCAAAGAGGTGAGTAAGTTTGTTCAAGCGGATCCTCTCCTCGAGGGCCTGCTTGGCCTTCATCTCAAAGCCTGCATAGGCCTGAACGACGTACCAATTTAACTTCTGTTCAGTCGAGATCGTTTCCATAAAGCTTCCTATCTAGCCACTGCTTGTCTAAACCGACTATTCGTCTAGCCGACTATCTCTGTCATAAGCCAGTTAAACGTGAGATCCATAACGAAAAGACACATAGAAATAAATACGATAATTAGTAAAACTACCCCAGTTAATCGTGTTGCTTCCTGACGGGTCGGAGTGTGAACCTTCTTCAGCTCACCAACGCTCTCGGAGATATACGCCGAACTGCGCGCAATGATTGAACCTGACGAAGACCCGGCGCCCTTTCCGCTCATGCTAAATCCTTAATTAGATCAATACGTTGCACAAAAAGAAGCCCATCATCTAAGCAGTCCTAGCTGACTAGCAACCGGCTCTGCACCTGACAGTAATGGCAACGAGT is drawn from Pseudomonadota bacterium and contains these coding sequences:
- the rpoB gene encoding DNA-directed RNA polymerase subunit beta encodes the protein MTSKIKTNLRLRKSYSKIDEVAEIPNLIGIQKSSYERFLQSNIEPEKREEVGLQKVFKSVFPIRDYNNTASLEFVSYNLGTPKYDVDECRDRGMTWAAPLRVTIQLVLWDVNPETGARHLSALKEDVVYFGEIPLMTERGTFMVNGTERVIVSQLHRSPGVFFDHDDGKSHVSGKLLYSSRIIPYRGSWIDYEFDVKDILHVRIDRRRKLNVTVLLRALGMTSDDILSTYYKTDTVVFGKRGLVTKEFKSDQLEGQKSIREIKHDGKVLVKQGGKFNKAVIRRLKEAGTTEIEISPEAVVGLVAAETVIQATDNVVNSKSGEVIAEKGEVLVGWDVIRERVGAAVLDLDEKEAKEICGQFDIIVNAGDQLKADKVNSKGEVVERGGITAQRELGLDRIRVLYVDDNHIGDALWKTLISDKMAGDSTLYSRLSGRPTIDSLVEVYRRLRPGDPPRPETAQATFKNLFFNADRYDLSDIGRYKMNHKLYLSQGREAPPMDQGVLSPEDIKETVRYLLELRNSSDAQRYSIDDIDHLGNRRVRAVGELIENQYRIGLVRMERAVKERMGMQDIDTLVPQDLINYKPVAAVVKEFFGSSQLSQFMDQTNPLSEITHKRRLSALGPGGLTRDRAGFEVRDVNATHYGRICPIETPEGPNIGLIASLAVYARVNEFGFVETPYRVVDNSHRVTTDIVYLSALEEERETIAPASIGIDKKGNLVDAAIPVRRNGEYLLVPPADVTKLDVSPKQIVSVAASLIPFLENDDANRALMGSNMQRQAVPCLIAQAPLVGTGMEHIVARDSGATIVAKRAGQVLSVESERIVIKSDTMSDDSLDTGVDIYKLVKYRRSNQNTCITQRPIVSAGERVAAGEVVADGPSTDMAELALGQNCLVAFMPWHGYNFEDSVLISENLVKNDVFSSVHIEEFECIARDTKLGKEEITRDIPNVGEEALKNLDESGIIRIGAEVKPGDILVGKITPKSETQLSPEEKLLRAIFGEKAGEVRDSSLKLPPGVEGTIISAQIFSRKGTDKDERTIELELRDIAALEQDQRDEVNVLRDAVMKEIIKLLSGKTTTARLVDDKRAQLIAKDEVLNAELLNSVSFEYLRDIQVGDEAIQEQINKTVVRTGQLINNKRAHLNEKIKRLKEGDELAPGIIKMVKVFIASKRKIQVGDKIAGRHGNKGVLSRVLPQEDMPYLADGTPVDMVLNPLGVPSRMNVGQILETHLGWASYMLGRRIRDLVESIVDPLTGVNRIDTTTESKSSVTKKIRDILLTAYKGSAHTELIEGLSDTDLLDLARREMSGIRVATPVFDAARESDIQELLRFSGVPEDGKVQLYDGRTGEAFAERGTVGVMYILKLDHLVDDKIHARSIGPYSLVTQQPLGGKAQFGGQRLGEMEVWALEAYGAAYTLQEFLTVKSDDVAGRTRMYESIVKGEHVLEPGLPESFNVMMKELQALCLDVELVEEQPAVEEEVAPQALAINGSISAAV
- the rplL gene encoding 50S ribosomal protein L7/L12, producing the protein MSEASGSYTFDGVVDFIKGMSLLEAAKMVKKLEEELGVSAAAPVAMMATGSAPAAAAVEEKTEFTIMLDETGAEKVKVIKVVREITGLGLKEAKDLVDAAPKLVKEGVAKADAEEFLKKLKEAGAKASLK
- the rplJ gene encoding 50S ribosomal protein L10, with amino-acid sequence MEKAVKLVELEKLVDNFTNAQVAICADFRGLSVAKMTNLRRELRKVGANGKVVRNTLARLAVAKVEGGRAAKQSEVDRFLATINGPTLVITSDSDPIAPTKVLAGFAKSNELFRVKGCWLDGAYVDAAGVDSLSKMPGRNETFAMLLNLISTPATQLVRVLSEPAGQVVRSIEAYRKKLGGDSAAA
- the rplA gene encoding 50S ribosomal protein L1, whose product is MARRKEGKRIKAQRTKVEADKLYNLEEACQVVASTASAKFDETVDVAVRLGVDPKKADQNVRGSISLPHGLGRNVRVLVFAKGEKAKNATDAGADFVGGDDLVEKIKGGFFDFDSVIATPDMMAQVGKVGKLLGPRGLMPSPKIGTVTFDISETVKSVKAGRAEYRVDKVGVVHASVGKASFGGVKILENIQALFGALNRSKPSTSKGVYIQSASIALTMGPGIAVDVSALRA
- the rplK gene encoding 50S ribosomal protein L11, whose protein sequence is MAKEISTLIKLQVSGGQANPAPPIGPVLGQHGVNIMEFCKQFNARTQKQQGEVVPVVITVFKDRSFTFELKTPPVSYLIKKTLKLEKGSAIPNKDKVGQLTKAQVYEIAKQKMSDLNCYDDEAAFKIVAGTARSMGVDVIN
- the nusG gene encoding transcription termination/antitermination protein NusG, which codes for METISTEQKLNWYVVQAYAGFEMKAKQALEERIRLNKLTHLFGEVHVPQETVVELVKGQKRSSTRKFFPGYILVQMVLNEETWHLVKETPKINGFVGDATSPQPISEEEAQRVFSQVEEGAASPRSKMNFEQGDAVKVIDGPFAEFNGTIEEVRPEKGKVKVLISIFGRATPVELDFMQVEKS
- the secE gene encoding preprotein translocase subunit SecE translates to MSGKGAGSSSGSIIARSSAYISESVGELKKVHTPTRQEATRLTGVVLLIIVFISMCLFVMDLTFNWLMTEIVG